A part of Rhinatrema bivittatum chromosome 16, aRhiBiv1.1, whole genome shotgun sequence genomic DNA contains:
- the LOC115077595 gene encoding olfactory receptor 5B21-like, giving the protein MDLENMTMVTEFIILGLSDNPQLQFPLFLVFLLIYLITLLGNLVIITVTCADPHLHTPMYFFLSNLSLTDICCTSTITPKLLRIFHSGDKTISYAGCMIQLYFFLGFASVDAFLLTTMAYDRYVAVCDPLHYSIIMNQRVCVLLLVASWIMAYLTSGTITISVTRLLFCDSNVINHFFCELMPLLKLSCTDTAGIKILLFVIAALMSVPAFFVTLISYVFIISAILRIRSAEGKRKAFSTCSSHLTVVSVFYLSILCVYLQSNSTYSQGQGIILSMFYTTITPMLNPIIYSLRNKEVKNALRKVIHLEICSQLAEIII; this is encoded by the exons ATGGATCTGGAAAACATGACAATGGTGACAGAATTTATTATTCTGGGACTTTCTGATAATCCCCAGCTGCAGTTTCCCCTCTTCCTGGTCTTCCTGCTCATCTACCTGATCACCCTGCTGGGGAACCTTGTGATTATCACAGTGACCTGTGCTGACCcccacctgcacacccccatgtacttcttcctcagtaatctctctctcacagacatttgCTGCACCTCCACCATCACCCCAAAACTGCTGAGGATCTTCCACTCAGGAGATAAGACCATTTCCTATGCTGGGTGCATGATACAGCTCTATTTCTTTTTGGGCTTTGCTAGCGTTGATGCCTTCCTCCTTACAACCATGGCTTATGACCGCTATGTAGCAGTCTGTGACCCCTTGCATTATTCTATCATTATGAATCAGAGAGTTTGTGTCCTGCTATTGGTTGCCTCCTGGATCATGGCTTATCTGACTTCTGGAACAATTACAATTTCAGTCACCCGCCTTTTATTTTGTGACTCTAATGTCAtcaatcatttcttctgtgaGCTCATGCCACTGCTAAAGCTTTCCTGCACTGACACAGCTGGCATTAAAATCCTTTTGTTTGTCATTGCTGCATTGATGTCAGTGCCTGCCTTCTTTGTGACTCTTATATCTTATGTTTTCATCATCTCAGCCATCCTGAGGATCCGCTCTGCAGAGGGGAAGCGTAAAgctttctccacctgctcctcccacctcactgttgtctctgtcttctatctgtcTATTCTCTGTGTCTACCTGCAATCCAACTCAACGTACTCCCAGGGGCAGGGTATAATCCTATCCATGTTCTACACAACTATAACCCCCATGCTGAATCCCATCATATACAGTCTGAGGAACAAGGAGGTAAAAAATGCACTGAGGAAAGTCAT CCATCTTGAGATTTGCTCTCAATTAGCTGAAATAATTATATAA